The proteins below are encoded in one region of Myxococcales bacterium:
- a CDS encoding integrin gives MKNLREIGLILVVLMCACSDEQCPEGNDLVDGQCVFVITQTPELTVQPSVKTLNFSWNAIEGADNYKLLQDSDGTEEYTQLGEDLSAETLSYAHQLSVYLYPWDTAQYKVQACNALGCVESDAIGTTELMLDTIGVLEASNADLNDSFGSIVATSADGNTLAISAPGESSSATGINGNESDNGSSGSGAVYVFVNDGDSGWLQQAYIKASNTDAGDHFGSSLALSADGSTLVVGAWREGSSSTGIDGEDNNDAPASGAVYAFTRSAEGVWSQQAYIKASNTEVGDFFGTTVALSADGDTLAVGARGEKSSATGINGDQADNQAQSSGAVYVFTRSNETWSQQAYIKASNTGAGDYFGAAVALSGDGTTLAVGAIYEDSANTDPNDDSASEAGATYVFVRGSDNDWFQQAYLKASNTDADDNFGSAVALSADGNLLGVSTFNEASSARGIDGDQLSNHMPEAGAVYLFERAENSSWSQTTYIKASNTDTGDGFGFSLALSADGSTLAVGAVWEASNAVGINGDQSNNDFEYAGAIYVFRHSKTNWSQIAYVKLKDNTPISTEFAEFFGISLSLDEHGDSLFAGAPGVEGADISTGTVYLY, from the coding sequence ATGAAAAATCTTAGGGAAATCGGGTTGATTCTTGTAGTTCTGATGTGCGCTTGCTCTGATGAACAGTGCCCTGAGGGCAATGACCTAGTCGACGGGCAATGTGTGTTTGTGATCACTCAAACACCCGAGCTCACAGTGCAGCCTTCGGTCAAAACGCTAAACTTCAGTTGGAACGCTATCGAGGGGGCCGACAACTACAAGCTACTGCAGGACAGTGATGGCACGGAAGAATACACACAGCTTGGCGAGGACTTGAGCGCTGAGACTCTAAGTTATGCACATCAGCTCTCAGTCTATCTTTACCCCTGGGACACTGCGCAATACAAAGTGCAAGCCTGCAACGCGCTTGGCTGCGTTGAGTCGGACGCCATCGGCACGACCGAACTCATGCTTGACACTATAGGTGTTCTTGAAGCTAGCAATGCGGATCTCAATGATTCGTTTGGTAGTATTGTTGCAACAAGCGCGGATGGAAACACCCTTGCCATCAGTGCTCCAGGAGAAAGTAGTTCGGCTACCGGTATCAATGGTAACGAAAGCGATAACGGCAGCAGCGGCTCGGGAGCCGTGTATGTTTTTGTCAACGACGGTGACTCCGGATGGCTTCAGCAAGCGTACATCAAAGCATCGAATACCGACGCTGGCGATCACTTTGGCTCCAGTTTAGCTCTGAGTGCCGACGGAAGCACTCTGGTTGTGGGGGCTTGGAGAGAAGGTAGCAGCAGCACTGGTATCGATGGAGAAGATAATAATGATGCTCCAGCCTCTGGAGCCGTCTACGCGTTTACGCGATCAGCAGAGGGGGTGTGGTCCCAGCAGGCTTACATCAAAGCCTCAAATACCGAGGTCGGGGATTTTTTTGGAACAACTGTTGCTCTCAGTGCAGATGGCGACACCCTGGCTGTGGGGGCAAGAGGCGAAAAAAGCTCAGCTACCGGCATTAACGGGGATCAAGCGGATAACCAAGCGCAAAGTTCAGGAGCTGTGTACGTGTTTACTCGAAGCAATGAAACATGGTCTCAGCAGGCCTATATAAAAGCATCCAACACTGGTGCGGGCGATTACTTTGGAGCCGCAGTCGCACTGAGTGGTGATGGTACCACCCTTGCGGTGGGAGCAATCTACGAAGATAGTGCAAACACCGATCCAAACGACGATTCCGCTAGCGAAGCCGGCGCCACCTACGTTTTCGTACGCGGTAGCGACAACGATTGGTTTCAGCAGGCCTACCTAAAAGCATCCAACACTGATGCAGACGATAATTTTGGAAGTGCAGTGGCACTGAGCGCAGATGGAAATCTATTGGGTGTTAGCACCTTCAACGAAGCTAGCAGCGCGCGAGGCATTGATGGCGATCAGCTAAGCAACCACATGCCAGAAGCAGGAGCTGTTTACCTTTTCGAGCGCGCAGAAAACAGCAGTTGGAGCCAAACGACCTACATCAAAGCATCCAATACCGATACAGGTGATGGTTTTGGCTTTAGCTTGGCCTTGAGTGCCGACGGGAGCACTTTAGCTGTGGGTGCCGTCTGGGAGGCAAGCAACGCCGTAGGCATCAATGGTGATCAATCCAACAATGATTTTGAATATGCCGGCGCTATCTATGTATTTCGCCATTCAAAAACCAACTGGTCACAAATCGCTTACGTCAAATTGAAGGACAACACGCCAATCTCCACTGAGTTCGCGGAGTTCTTTGGAATTTCCCTCAGCCTCGATGAGCACGGTGACAGTTTGTTTGCAGGCGCTCCCGGCGTCGAGGGTGCAGACATCTCCACCGGGACAGTTTACCTCTATTGA
- a CDS encoding DUF2132 domain-containing protein: MGKVQPNNPLHGLTLKSIVEDLVQRRGFADLAREIPIRCFEFDPSIKSALTFLRKTEWARKKVEKLYLADHFERDF; the protein is encoded by the coding sequence ATGGGCAAGGTTCAACCCAATAATCCGCTTCATGGCCTTACTTTAAAAAGTATTGTTGAAGATTTGGTGCAGAGGCGTGGCTTTGCGGATTTGGCGCGGGAGATTCCTATTCGCTGTTTTGAGTTTGATCCCAGCATAAAATCTGCTCTTACCTTTCTTCGCAAGACCGAATGGGCTCGGAAAAAAGTGGAAAAACTCTACTTAGCGGATCATTTTGAACGAGATTTCTAG
- a CDS encoding porin, which translates to MASLFIGSTVLAQDTSSSALLEEETLQTETPSPTEEKETTSIPTPTATSESAGEPPIGHKPQSVSVVHDSEEASDETSHWYDAIDFQAFVDAYARLDWNFPKPQTETGMNRGYDFSNGFSFAWVGLDLSYDSGPVGGSIQLRFGPSVPRLLGGDAVSFSFDNVKQAFVSWRPFESLQLDFGQFDTVYGIEVADSQYNMNYTRGTLYFVGQPFYHSGLRARLSLSEMFSLTGLVVNGWNNTIDNNIGKTYGIQLNFDLQDTLHAALGYLGGPEQADTDDAGAKIPNANEQWRHFVDVLASIHASEKLSLDVNADLGAEDIGSSYAFWWGVMVGARYSFVDSFALALRGEYFSDKDAFLLGVADLDLITGTLTLDYQPSKHLIIRLDNRVDMASNNIYPRGTNQLEQLSVSSVLGLVAMVGN; encoded by the coding sequence ATGGCAAGTCTGTTCATTGGTTCAACAGTTCTTGCTCAAGATACATCTTCATCTGCGCTGCTCGAAGAAGAAACACTACAAACCGAGACTCCAAGTCCCACTGAAGAAAAAGAAACAACGTCGATACCAACCCCGACAGCAACCTCCGAATCTGCGGGTGAGCCACCCATCGGACACAAGCCACAGTCCGTATCTGTTGTTCACGATAGTGAAGAAGCCTCCGATGAAACAAGTCATTGGTATGACGCAATCGACTTTCAAGCCTTTGTCGATGCCTATGCCAGACTGGATTGGAACTTTCCAAAGCCGCAAACAGAAACTGGCATGAACCGCGGTTATGATTTTTCAAATGGTTTTTCGTTTGCGTGGGTCGGGCTAGATTTGTCGTATGATAGTGGGCCTGTCGGGGGGAGCATTCAGTTGCGCTTTGGACCTTCGGTGCCACGTCTGCTTGGCGGCGATGCTGTGAGCTTTTCTTTCGATAACGTCAAACAAGCCTTTGTTTCATGGCGTCCTTTTGAAAGTCTACAGCTTGATTTTGGCCAGTTCGATACTGTGTATGGCATTGAAGTGGCCGATAGCCAATACAACATGAACTACACAAGAGGCACACTTTACTTTGTGGGCCAGCCCTTCTATCACAGCGGTTTGCGCGCACGCTTGAGTCTTTCGGAGATGTTTTCCCTCACCGGTCTTGTCGTCAATGGATGGAACAACACCATTGATAACAACATAGGAAAAACCTATGGCATCCAACTAAACTTTGATCTGCAAGACACTTTGCATGCAGCATTGGGATACCTCGGTGGCCCTGAGCAAGCGGATACCGACGATGCCGGAGCAAAGATACCTAACGCCAATGAACAATGGCGCCATTTTGTGGATGTGCTCGCAAGTATTCATGCAAGCGAAAAGCTTTCTTTGGACGTGAATGCAGATCTTGGCGCTGAAGACATTGGAAGCAGTTACGCTTTTTGGTGGGGCGTCATGGTCGGGGCCCGTTACTCGTTTGTAGACAGTTTTGCTTTGGCGCTCCGAGGTGAATATTTTTCGGACAAGGATGCCTTTCTGTTGGGTGTCGCCGATTTAGATTTGATCACCGGCACACTAACCTTGGATTATCAGCCTTCAAAACACCTGATCATTCGCCTCGATAACCGTGTGGATATGGCTTCCAACAACATTTATCCGCGCGGCACCAACCAACTCGAACAGCTTTCTGTCTCATCTGTCCTAGGGCTCGTCGCTATGGTGGGAAACTGA
- a CDS encoding class I SAM-dependent methyltransferase, translated as MIAFLLKCYLWLDGLVERFANRVRDAVGGFLEVWLSAEQQSELVHMFYDGRVRDGEELHSWEEPWFLAELPKAPATILVGAAGRGREAQWLAAKGYVVDAFDPRRDSQDELRLCARRSARTSYAEFCDAVLDGRNSAASIFANEHYDAVVLGWSSFSHIIDPEHHARLLEACVRVTGDGPILFSYKQSTTVPKIGRARRVGRTMAQALTYGSPTEKNQRYSYAGRAGFMYAFSDDELIALAKSMTPPRTVHWGSRLSYPHAAFVLEKEAQAMHS; from the coding sequence ATGATTGCGTTTTTATTGAAGTGTTACTTGTGGTTGGACGGTTTGGTTGAGCGTTTTGCGAATCGTGTGCGCGATGCTGTGGGCGGGTTTTTGGAAGTGTGGCTTAGTGCGGAGCAGCAGAGCGAGTTGGTGCACATGTTTTACGATGGCCGGGTGCGTGATGGCGAGGAGCTTCACTCGTGGGAGGAGCCTTGGTTTTTGGCGGAGCTTCCGAAAGCTCCAGCGACGATTTTAGTGGGGGCTGCCGGACGTGGTCGAGAGGCGCAGTGGCTGGCGGCTAAAGGCTACGTGGTCGATGCTTTTGATCCACGACGTGATTCACAAGATGAGCTTCGCTTGTGCGCTCGTCGCAGTGCGCGCACGTCCTACGCCGAGTTTTGCGATGCTGTTTTGGATGGACGAAATAGTGCAGCAAGCATCTTTGCCAACGAGCACTACGATGCCGTGGTGTTAGGATGGTCGAGTTTTTCTCATATCATTGATCCAGAACACCATGCACGCCTGCTCGAAGCGTGCGTGCGCGTGACGGGCGATGGTCCGATTTTGTTTAGCTATAAGCAAAGCACGACGGTGCCTAAGATAGGACGAGCGCGTCGCGTCGGGCGCACCATGGCTCAGGCCTTAACCTACGGTAGCCCCACAGAGAAAAATCAGCGCTATTCCTACGCAGGTCGAGCGGGGTTTATGTACGCTTTTAGCGACGATGAGCTGATTGCTTTGGCAAAATCAATGACGCCACCCCGAACGGTGCATTGGGGAAGCCGATTGAGCTATCCGCATGCTGCGTTTGTCTTGGAAAAAGAAGCGCAAGCGATGCATTCATAA
- a CDS encoding DUF393 domain-containing protein, whose protein sequence is MDKLTQNESWKLQLFFDGECPLCAREVNWAKRRNTHGQVKFTDIAAPDFNAESYGLSQSELMDKIHARLPSGEILVGVEVFRQMYTLLGFPRLVALSRLAGVETALNWSYGKFAKNRLKWTGRCTRENCAVGK, encoded by the coding sequence ATGGACAAACTAACGCAAAACGAGTCCTGGAAATTGCAATTGTTTTTCGACGGGGAGTGTCCGTTGTGCGCTCGGGAAGTGAATTGGGCGAAGCGGAGAAATACTCATGGGCAAGTGAAATTTACCGATATTGCAGCGCCGGATTTCAATGCTGAATCCTACGGTTTATCTCAGAGCGAATTGATGGACAAAATTCACGCTCGACTGCCCAGCGGTGAAATCCTGGTTGGCGTTGAGGTCTTTCGGCAGATGTACACGCTGCTTGGTTTTCCGCGTCTCGTGGCGCTAAGTCGTCTGGCTGGTGTAGAAACAGCACTGAATTGGTCCTATGGTAAATTTGCGAAAAATCGCCTTAAATGGACCGGACGCTGCACCAGGGAAAACTGTGCAGTGGGCAAATAG
- a CDS encoding MerR family transcriptional regulator, producing the protein MLDENEGLYPMRVVARLTGLSADTVRVWERRYQAVTPERTDGGARRYSASEVRRLILMREATEQGHPIRKIARLGETELKQLQEQALGPEPAHEAQYSVIYDYLNAVRRFEGVEAMKLLGRSAAFFSARDTVFSVVIPLLHRVGKEWSEGRFSIAQEHLVSQQLGSVLCTMLRQFSPHPGAPKIIFAGPEKHFHTFGALIGAFIAASRGIEPVFLGADVPFSELEDVVKKSGAEVVVLSMLRMLPDEERDRTLNALNALSKHCKVWLGVPEGYCLSKLYTAGTVFHRFEDLETALTNEMI; encoded by the coding sequence ATGCTAGATGAAAATGAAGGTCTTTATCCAATGCGCGTGGTTGCTCGTCTGACCGGACTGAGTGCCGATACGGTTCGCGTGTGGGAGCGGCGCTATCAAGCGGTGACGCCTGAGCGAACGGATGGCGGCGCGCGGCGTTACTCTGCAAGCGAAGTTCGGCGACTGATACTTATGCGTGAAGCTACTGAGCAAGGGCATCCCATTCGTAAGATTGCTCGTTTAGGGGAGACTGAGCTGAAACAACTTCAGGAGCAGGCTCTTGGACCTGAGCCTGCGCATGAAGCCCAATACTCTGTCATTTATGATTATCTTAACGCTGTGCGACGTTTTGAAGGCGTTGAAGCAATGAAGCTTCTGGGACGGTCTGCGGCTTTTTTCTCGGCGCGCGATACGGTTTTTTCAGTGGTAATTCCCTTGCTTCACCGCGTAGGAAAAGAGTGGAGTGAGGGCCGCTTTTCGATTGCCCAAGAGCATCTTGTTTCCCAACAACTTGGCAGTGTACTTTGCACGATGCTTCGGCAGTTTTCTCCGCATCCAGGGGCGCCAAAGATTATTTTTGCAGGGCCGGAAAAACACTTTCATACTTTTGGGGCTTTGATTGGTGCCTTCATCGCTGCGTCACGCGGGATCGAGCCCGTGTTTTTGGGTGCAGATGTCCCGTTCTCGGAGCTTGAAGATGTGGTGAAAAAGAGTGGTGCTGAGGTGGTTGTGCTTAGCATGTTGCGAATGCTTCCGGATGAAGAACGCGACCGAACTCTTAATGCGCTCAATGCCTTAAGCAAACACTGCAAAGTATGGCTCGGCGTGCCAGAGGGTTATTGCCTCTCTAAGCTTTATACCGCAGGCACTGTGTTTCATCGTTTTGAGGACTTAGAAACGGCTCTTACCAACGAAATGATCTAA
- a CDS encoding HAD hydrolase-like protein, which yields MMQPTILLFDLDGTLVNTGGVGRKAFKQSLAHCYGRDDACDSIEFAGCTDFAIMRQALEAIEQEPSPERIQSTLDVYLGFLEERLQHASDYQVLQGVRPLLDALSTHSHLALGLGTGNVEKGAKLKLAPAKLDGFFSFGGFGSDAEDRTLLLDIGRTRGAKKLQRSAAECRTIVIGDTPRDVIAAKELGAEVIAVASGGYDLSTLASYAPTHAFETLDELAIELLI from the coding sequence TTGATGCAACCCACGATTCTTCTCTTTGATCTCGACGGCACTCTTGTAAACACAGGTGGCGTCGGCCGAAAAGCATTCAAACAAAGCCTTGCGCATTGCTATGGTCGAGACGACGCGTGCGATAGCATCGAGTTTGCAGGATGCACTGATTTTGCCATCATGCGCCAAGCACTTGAAGCCATCGAGCAAGAGCCAAGTCCTGAGCGAATACAAAGCACCTTGGATGTCTACCTTGGTTTTTTAGAAGAGCGGCTTCAGCACGCCTCTGACTATCAAGTGCTTCAAGGCGTTCGGCCCTTACTGGATGCGCTCAGCACGCATAGCCATCTTGCACTCGGCCTTGGCACCGGCAACGTGGAAAAAGGCGCAAAACTTAAACTCGCCCCGGCCAAGCTCGATGGTTTTTTTAGCTTTGGCGGCTTTGGATCCGATGCAGAGGACCGCACGCTGCTCTTGGACATTGGCAGAACTCGCGGCGCAAAAAAACTCCAACGAAGCGCAGCTGAGTGCCGAACCATCGTCATCGGCGACACACCGCGGGATGTGATTGCCGCCAAAGAGCTCGGAGCCGAGGTCATTGCGGTTGCAAGCGGAGGCTATGATTTGAGCACACTCGCTAGCTATGCGCCCACACACGCGTTTGAAACGCTCGATGAACTTGCCATCGAACTATTAATCTAA
- a CDS encoding universal stress protein has protein sequence MSTSTPPALPTRFVVGVDFTQTSENALVEAIRLAKRYEHGELHVTHVLAVPTGSAEAKQSDAMLAHIEAATKQLQALVLDKSNEFFPTSDWEQDTVIHVRIGDAAKQLHQVAVDIDADYLVVGSHSRTGISKLILGSVAEELARIAHLPVLIAHPKELKGIDRTPTVQAARPGSSSQLHLTNSVRLKLRLGSRPQHISGLV, from the coding sequence ATGTCCACGTCTACTCCGCCCGCACTTCCGACCCGTTTTGTGGTTGGTGTCGATTTCACCCAAACGAGCGAGAACGCTTTGGTTGAAGCGATTCGTCTGGCCAAACGCTACGAGCATGGCGAGCTGCACGTCACCCACGTGTTAGCCGTGCCCACAGGCAGCGCTGAGGCAAAACAAAGCGATGCCATGTTGGCCCACATCGAAGCCGCCACGAAACAACTTCAAGCCCTTGTTCTTGATAAGAGCAACGAGTTTTTCCCAACCAGCGATTGGGAGCAAGACACTGTGATTCACGTGCGCATTGGTGATGCCGCAAAACAGCTTCATCAAGTGGCCGTGGACATCGATGCCGATTATCTTGTCGTGGGCTCACACAGCCGCACCGGAATAAGCAAACTCATTCTCGGATCGGTCGCCGAAGAACTGGCACGCATTGCCCATCTTCCAGTGCTGATTGCGCATCCGAAGGAACTCAAGGGCATTGACCGCACACCCACGGTGCAGGCCGCACGACCTGGCAGCAGCAGCCAGTTGCATCTCACAAACAGCGTTCGTTTAAAACTACGCCTTGGAAGCCGTCCTCAACACATCAGCGGTCTTGTTTAA